A single genomic interval of Methylosinus sp. LW4 harbors:
- a CDS encoding SDR family oxidoreductase, protein MAAASIGVCLGCVCGLSFAIVSTKWLYGHVEDLETWRQRVYHAVFFGAVAFAFLRGAARAGVELAYVAAIGALSLPITSAVAVAAPGLGPWAAADPTSAGVDIVAFGAALCFAALARATARRAELGATDSVWSAREATRKIATPQEIANVVAFLASDLASHIVMQDVVVDGGAILTA, encoded by the coding sequence ATGGCGGCGGCGTCGATCGGCGTGTGTTTGGGATGCGTCTGCGGGCTCTCCTTCGCCATCGTCTCCACCAAATGGCTCTACGGCCATGTCGAGGATCTCGAGACGTGGCGACAGCGGGTCTATCACGCTGTCTTCTTCGGGGCTGTCGCCTTTGCGTTTCTGCGCGGCGCCGCGCGCGCGGGAGTCGAGCTCGCCTATGTCGCTGCGATCGGCGCTCTCTCGCTTCCCATCACCAGCGCGGTCGCCGTGGCGGCGCCGGGGCTCGGGCCGTGGGCGGCCGCCGATCCGACCAGCGCCGGCGTCGATATCGTCGCTTTCGGCGCGGCGCTCTGCTTTGCGGCGCTCGCGCGCGCAACGGCGCGCCGCGCAGAGCTCGGAGCGACGGACAGCGTCTGGTCGGCTCGCGAAGCGACGCGCAAAATCGCGACGCCGCAGGAGATCGCCAATGTCGTCGCCTTTCTGGCGTCGGACCTCGCGAGCCATATCGTCATGCAGGACGTTGTCGTCGATGGCGGCGCCATACTGACGGCCTAG